A single region of the Pontibacter kalidii genome encodes:
- a CDS encoding YbaB/EbfC family nucleoid-associated protein: MFDMMGMMGKIKEAQAKMKEAQEKLKDVSVTAESGAGLVKATVNGQRQLLKIEIDESILNADDREMVNDLVVAAVNNAMLTAGERAQEELRKSTEGLIPNIPGLDLGSFGL, encoded by the coding sequence ATGTTTGATATGATGGGCATGATGGGCAAGATTAAAGAAGCCCAGGCCAAAATGAAGGAAGCGCAGGAGAAACTGAAGGACGTAAGCGTAACCGCAGAGTCGGGTGCAGGCCTGGTGAAGGCTACTGTGAACGGACAGCGCCAGCTCCTGAAAATAGAGATCGATGAGTCGATCCTGAACGCGGATGACCGCGAAATGGTGAACGATCTAGTCGTTGCCGCTGTAAATAACGCCATGCTGACCGCCGGTGAGCGCGCCCAGGAGGAGTTGCGTAAATCTACTGAAGGCCTTATCCCGAACATTCCCGGACTAGACCTCGGCAGCTTTGGACTATAA
- a CDS encoding SBBP repeat-containing protein — protein MIKKLHSFTVPSSFSVYLFLQIFLGGVVWFDASAQEVAEVWSQRFDAQGPGNETLQASVLDEAGNLYLTGTSYTTDTQHNSEIVTAKYAPSGELLWTNRFVMPYDTNAVVFSEEARAIALDEAGGVYVAGVLRNTSSTRNGSILTFRLNAEDGAQTWHAVHGQGNYGTSSLMEPAALAVDKQGGLYVTGVTDNSAGAYGFDYITLKYSTASGEQAWVQTYNGARNHNDEARAIAVDGKGGVYVTGTSLVDIDMWGSRYAYVTLKYNGADGTQVWRAQYAEGVGVLNDPKAIVLDGMGGVYVAGTSQGDGKDFATVKYAEATGTELWAARYSRSMGDDEVSDLAVDGAGGVYVTGRSAGTSTLTDFTTVSYQAQDGQQAWVKHYADSQGRTSIARSIAVGERGEVYVTGQSYGHNSIASLVTLAYHSADGAEKWRAEQSDLSSPGDRSFVLVGANGKVYAVGSAYKTATRDNDFILSQYSASEGAQLWTTRFEGLSSTDDAGLAVAVDAEGNTYVTGITHSLGKLTGGVVVKYAPSGERLWVRQYDEEKIERFDAIALDNAGGVYVAGTAGQYDYLTMKLKAEDGAVVWMATYDGGANEFDIAKSVVVDAAGGVYVTGTSYSQGTARDYATIKYNASDGAQVWVARYDGQHGDDEAVDMALDGRGGLYVTGLSHGQSIDFATIKYDVATGAQLWTSRYDGTSQGEDIGRDITIDAAGNVYVTGESVGGDGTRDYATVKYDAADGTQRWVALYEGNGGQDYPRAVAADKAGGVYVTGFSAADYTNQAFTYATVKMNAEDGTLVWSSSYGAQYKDGRAQALELDRSGNVYVAGSLAGAGGPGRGSTGVLLKYSGKDGATLWQMASNGYDEEFTAMALDAQGSVIVTGRSFSNYTGNDILTVKYSQEDLSPCNTPVQVQLYLPPTASRVGHQVRTTADFGPFILTEDTGIRWTWGDGSTPSISYTAFGTQRITGQHTYHQPGVYRIGLDFSESCLKPENADYEQWLPVYDPEAGFVTGAGSLAFASAPYALAQAGGELHYNFNLRYSGKSASTPQGHTSLVLNNRERFSSSRMEWLVISGDQAIWKGEGTLNGKGHYGFIASAADAGGRGVNDQGDGLRIRIWDLSRGNAIVFDNYQEGGEMLDMASVVPPISRGQVLINNRVTHANKAATEAGKLLAYPNTFSDKTTISFTLDYEQEYVLEVYDLNGVPVGRIGAGKAEAGKEVRYELKGAGLKAGIYVVRLVTDTGAQSIKVILRR, from the coding sequence ATGATTAAAAAATTACACTCTTTCACAGTACCAAGTTCTTTCTCTGTTTATCTCTTCCTGCAGATTTTCCTGGGCGGAGTAGTATGGTTTGATGCTTCGGCCCAGGAGGTGGCGGAAGTATGGTCACAGCGTTTTGATGCCCAGGGGCCCGGCAATGAGACTTTACAGGCCTCGGTGCTGGACGAAGCGGGAAACCTCTACCTGACGGGCACCAGCTACACTACTGATACCCAGCACAACAGCGAGATCGTAACAGCCAAGTATGCCCCGTCGGGGGAGCTGCTCTGGACGAACCGATTCGTGATGCCCTATGACACCAACGCCGTCGTCTTCAGCGAAGAAGCCCGTGCCATTGCGCTGGATGAGGCGGGAGGTGTTTACGTAGCCGGTGTATTGCGTAACACAAGCTCCACCCGCAATGGCAGTATCCTCACCTTCAGGCTTAATGCAGAAGACGGCGCCCAGACGTGGCATGCAGTACACGGACAGGGTAATTACGGAACCTCGTCTCTTATGGAGCCTGCTGCTCTCGCCGTTGATAAACAGGGCGGCCTTTACGTGACGGGGGTAACTGACAACAGCGCCGGGGCGTACGGCTTCGATTACATCACATTGAAATATAGCACGGCAAGTGGAGAACAAGCGTGGGTGCAAACTTACAACGGTGCGCGTAACCACAATGATGAAGCCCGCGCTATTGCCGTAGACGGCAAGGGAGGTGTGTATGTAACCGGAACCAGCCTGGTAGACATCGACATGTGGGGGTCGAGGTATGCCTATGTTACGTTGAAGTATAATGGAGCGGATGGCACCCAGGTATGGAGGGCACAGTATGCCGAAGGAGTGGGAGTCCTGAATGATCCCAAAGCGATAGTGTTGGACGGCATGGGGGGCGTATACGTAGCGGGTACCAGCCAGGGAGACGGAAAAGACTTTGCCACCGTGAAGTATGCTGAAGCTACCGGTACAGAGCTTTGGGCCGCTCGGTACAGTAGAAGCATGGGGGATGATGAGGTGAGCGATCTGGCTGTTGACGGTGCCGGTGGGGTATACGTGACGGGCAGGAGTGCCGGCACCTCCACCTTGACGGATTTCACTACCGTGAGCTACCAGGCGCAGGACGGGCAGCAGGCATGGGTGAAACATTACGCCGACAGCCAGGGCCGGACAAGTATTGCCCGGTCCATAGCTGTGGGTGAGCGCGGTGAGGTGTACGTGACCGGGCAAAGTTACGGGCATAACAGTATTGCCAGCCTGGTAACGCTTGCCTACCATAGTGCCGATGGAGCTGAAAAGTGGAGGGCCGAACAAAGTGACCTGAGCAGTCCGGGTGACAGAAGCTTTGTATTGGTTGGGGCCAACGGCAAAGTATACGCGGTAGGGTCGGCATATAAAACAGCGACGCGGGATAATGATTTCATCCTCTCGCAGTACAGCGCCTCGGAGGGTGCCCAGTTGTGGACCACCCGTTTCGAAGGCCTGTCAAGTACAGACGATGCAGGTCTGGCAGTGGCTGTAGATGCGGAGGGGAATACGTATGTGACGGGTATTACCCACTCGCTTGGCAAACTGACAGGGGGTGTGGTGGTAAAGTATGCTCCTTCTGGGGAACGGCTCTGGGTAAGGCAATACGATGAGGAGAAAATAGAACGGTTTGATGCCATTGCCCTGGACAACGCCGGTGGCGTGTATGTGGCTGGAACGGCAGGCCAGTACGATTACCTGACCATGAAACTGAAGGCGGAAGATGGGGCAGTAGTCTGGATGGCTACTTATGACGGTGGGGCAAATGAATTCGACATTGCCAAGTCAGTCGTTGTGGACGCGGCAGGCGGTGTTTATGTGACAGGTACTAGCTACAGCCAGGGCACGGCAAGAGACTACGCCACCATCAAGTATAACGCCTCGGATGGAGCGCAGGTGTGGGTGGCGCGCTACGACGGGCAGCACGGCGACGACGAGGCAGTCGACATGGCACTGGACGGACGGGGTGGCCTGTATGTAACCGGTCTGAGTCATGGCCAGAGCATCGATTTTGCCACCATTAAGTACGATGTTGCCACCGGGGCACAGCTATGGACCAGCCGCTACGATGGTACATCGCAGGGAGAAGATATTGGTAGGGATATTACGATTGACGCAGCAGGGAACGTGTATGTGACCGGAGAAAGTGTAGGAGGTGACGGAACGCGGGATTACGCGACGGTAAAGTATGATGCAGCAGACGGAACACAGCGTTGGGTAGCGCTATATGAAGGCAATGGCGGACAAGACTATCCCCGCGCCGTGGCAGCAGATAAGGCGGGCGGGGTTTATGTAACGGGTTTCAGCGCCGCGGACTATACCAACCAGGCCTTCACCTACGCAACAGTGAAGATGAATGCGGAGGATGGCACCCTGGTATGGTCGTCCTCTTATGGCGCGCAGTACAAGGATGGGCGTGCACAGGCACTGGAGCTGGACAGGTCCGGGAACGTTTATGTGGCTGGTAGTCTGGCAGGTGCCGGCGGGCCGGGCCGGGGAAGTACAGGAGTCCTTTTGAAGTATAGCGGTAAGGATGGTGCTACACTCTGGCAGATGGCAAGCAACGGGTACGATGAGGAGTTTACCGCCATGGCATTGGATGCGCAGGGAAGTGTCATCGTAACGGGCAGGAGCTTCTCCAACTACACCGGCAACGACATCCTGACCGTTAAGTACAGCCAGGAAGACCTGAGCCCTTGCAACACACCCGTGCAGGTGCAGCTGTACCTGCCGCCTACAGCCAGCCGGGTGGGGCACCAGGTGCGCACCACCGCCGACTTCGGTCCGTTTATACTAACCGAGGATACCGGCATTCGCTGGACCTGGGGAGACGGCAGCACGCCAAGCATTTCCTATACCGCCTTCGGCACGCAGCGCATCACCGGTCAGCATACGTACCATCAGCCCGGCGTCTATCGTATCGGGCTCGATTTCTCCGAAAGCTGTTTAAAGCCAGAAAACGCCGATTATGAGCAATGGCTACCGGTATATGACCCGGAGGCCGGCTTTGTGACCGGGGCAGGATCACTTGCTTTCGCCTCGGCGCCTTACGCGCTGGCACAGGCAGGAGGAGAGCTTCACTATAACTTCAACCTCCGTTACAGCGGAAAGTCTGCCTCTACTCCGCAGGGCCATACGTCACTCGTCCTAAACAATCGGGAGCGGTTCAGCAGCAGCAGAATGGAGTGGCTGGTTATCAGCGGTGACCAAGCCATATGGAAAGGGGAAGGCACCCTGAACGGAAAGGGACACTATGGGTTTATCGCCTCAGCCGCAGATGCTGGTGGTCGGGGTGTAAATGATCAGGGCGATGGGCTGCGCATCAGGATCTGGGACTTGAGCCGTGGCAACGCCATTGTTTTTGATAACTATCAAGAAGGCGGCGAGATGCTGGATATGGCTTCTGTAGTGCCTCCCATCTCTAGAGGGCAGGTTCTCATCAACAATCGAGTAACACACGCAAATAAGGCTGCAACGGAGGCTGGTAAGCTACTTGCTTATCCGAATACCTTTTCCGATAAAACAACGATCTCGTTTACACTCGACTATGAGCAGGAGTATGTGCTAGAAGTATATGACCTGAACGGGGTCCCGGTGGGGCGAATAGGAGCAGGCAAGGCGGAGGCAGGAAAGGAAGTAAGGTATGAGTTGAAGGGGGCCGGACTGAAAGCAGGGATTTATGTCGTCAGGTTGGTCACCGACACGGGTGCGCAAAGTATAAAAGTCATACTGCGGCGCTAA